From the genome of Streptomyces sp. V1I1, one region includes:
- a CDS encoding GntP family permease, producing MLIAADSPPPAPPHTGGLLLLIDGTAGLLTVAALGIALLLFLIIKVRLQPFVALLAVSIAVGLAAGLSVTELFGTVQRSAAVSVIEQGMGGILGHVAIIIGLGTMLGAILEVSGGAEVLSGRLLHLFGEKRAPLAMGLTGLIFGIPVFFDVGIFVLAPIVYAAAKRSGKSIILYAMPLLAGLSMTHAFLPPHPGPVAAAGLLHVSLGWVILMGIVVGLPAVLAAWVYAAWIGKRLFVEVPQDMVEAAEDAKAAVAAEQTAAGRTAQERPVSLGTVLTIIGTPLVLILAATFSSIALDPSTLRSVIEFFGSPFVALTIALLMAYYLLGFRRGWSRKSLETVSTSSLKPVGNILLVVGAGGVFGAVLKASGVAQALSDTFNDIGLPIIVLAYLISLVLRVAQGSATVAIVTTAGIVLPLVEGGDHSQAFLALVIMAISAGSIFASHVNDGGFWIVAKYFGISERDTLKSWTVLESVLSVAGFAVAAALSLVV from the coding sequence ATGCTCATAGCCGCTGACTCCCCACCACCAGCCCCGCCACACACCGGCGGACTGCTCCTGCTCATCGACGGCACCGCCGGTCTGCTGACCGTCGCCGCCCTCGGCATCGCGCTCCTCCTCTTCCTGATCATCAAGGTCAGGCTGCAGCCGTTCGTCGCGCTGCTCGCCGTCTCCATAGCCGTCGGCCTCGCCGCCGGTCTCTCCGTCACCGAACTCTTCGGCACCGTCCAGAGGTCCGCCGCCGTCTCGGTCATCGAGCAGGGCATGGGCGGCATCCTCGGGCACGTAGCGATCATCATCGGGCTCGGCACCATGCTCGGCGCGATACTCGAAGTGTCCGGCGGCGCCGAGGTGTTGAGCGGCCGTCTGCTCCACCTCTTCGGCGAGAAGCGCGCCCCGCTCGCCATGGGCCTCACCGGACTGATCTTCGGCATCCCGGTCTTCTTCGACGTCGGCATCTTCGTCCTCGCGCCGATCGTGTACGCCGCCGCCAAGCGCTCCGGCAAGTCGATCATCCTCTACGCGATGCCGCTGCTCGCCGGTCTGTCGATGACACACGCCTTCCTGCCGCCGCACCCCGGACCGGTCGCCGCCGCCGGACTGCTCCATGTCTCGCTGGGCTGGGTCATCCTGATGGGCATCGTCGTCGGCCTCCCGGCGGTCCTGGCCGCCTGGGTCTACGCCGCCTGGATCGGCAAGCGCCTGTTCGTCGAGGTCCCGCAGGACATGGTGGAGGCCGCGGAGGACGCGAAGGCCGCCGTCGCCGCCGAGCAGACCGCCGCCGGACGCACCGCGCAGGAGCGTCCGGTCTCCCTCGGCACGGTCCTCACCATCATCGGCACGCCGCTCGTCCTGATCCTCGCCGCGACGTTCTCCTCCATCGCGCTGGACCCCTCGACGCTGCGCTCGGTCATCGAGTTCTTCGGCAGCCCCTTCGTCGCCCTGACGATCGCGCTGCTGATGGCGTACTACCTGCTCGGCTTCCGGCGCGGCTGGTCCCGCAAGTCCCTGGAGACCGTGTCGACCTCATCGCTGAAGCCGGTCGGCAACATCCTGCTCGTGGTCGGCGCGGGCGGCGTCTTCGGCGCCGTACTGAAGGCCAGCGGCGTCGCCCAGGCGCTGTCCGACACCTTCAACGACATCGGTCTGCCGATCATCGTGCTCGCCTATCTGATCTCGCTGGTGCTGCGCGTGGCCCAGGGCTCGGCGACGGTCGCGATCGTCACCACGGCCGGCATCGTGCTGCCGCTGGTCGAGGGCGGTGACCACTCGCAGGCCTTCCTGGCGCTGGTCATCATGGCGATCTCGGCCGGCTCGATCTTCGCCTCGCACGTCAACGACGGCGGCTTCTGGATCGTGGCGAAGTACTTCGGGATTTCGGAGCGGGACACGCTGAAGTCGTGGACGGTCCTGGAGTCGGTGCTGTCGGTCGCGGGCTTCGCGGTCGCGGCGGCGCTGAGTCTGGTGGTCTAG
- a CDS encoding Nramp family divalent metal transporter has protein sequence MAGTTDSSTDESISLPRKSSWKYIGPGIVVAATGVGAGDLVATLIAGSNFGYTLLWAAVIGCVVKISLAEAAGRWHLSTGRTLFDGWASLGRWTTWFFVVYVVVWGFVYGAAAMSSSGLPLQALFPDVMGLKWWAMLTGVVGLVFVWFNKYDVFEKVMTVLVGVMFVVTVYLAIRVTPNLGDAFAGLLPVLPDEKDSILNTLGLIGGVGGTITLAAYGYWVNAKGWTNAGWMKVMRFDNRVAYLTTGIFVIAMLFVGAELLHSAGVAIAGGDKGLIQLGDILEKEYGDATAKLFLIGFFATSFTSLIGVWHGVSLMFADFVERYRKDRAGAGEQAVTGEEVASGAREKSVPFRAYLLWLTFPPMILLFQGQPFRLVIIYGVLGAAFMPFLALTLVWLLNSGRTPREWRNGMLSNAMLVIAGLLFLVLCVKQIADQPWAGFF, from the coding sequence ATGGCAGGCACCACCGACAGCAGTACTGACGAGTCCATCTCTCTTCCACGCAAGTCGAGTTGGAAGTACATCGGTCCCGGAATCGTCGTCGCGGCGACCGGGGTCGGAGCGGGTGACCTCGTCGCCACGCTCATCGCCGGCAGCAACTTCGGCTACACACTCCTGTGGGCCGCCGTGATCGGCTGTGTCGTCAAGATCTCCCTCGCCGAGGCGGCCGGCCGCTGGCATCTGTCCACCGGGCGCACGCTCTTCGACGGCTGGGCCAGCCTCGGCCGCTGGACCACCTGGTTCTTCGTCGTCTACGTCGTCGTCTGGGGCTTCGTGTACGGAGCCGCCGCCATGTCGTCCAGCGGCCTGCCCCTCCAGGCGCTCTTCCCCGACGTCATGGGCCTGAAGTGGTGGGCGATGCTGACCGGCGTCGTCGGCCTGGTCTTCGTCTGGTTCAACAAGTACGACGTCTTCGAAAAGGTCATGACGGTCCTGGTCGGCGTGATGTTCGTGGTCACCGTCTATCTGGCGATCCGGGTCACGCCGAACCTCGGCGACGCCTTCGCCGGACTGCTGCCGGTCCTCCCCGACGAGAAGGACTCGATCCTCAACACCCTCGGCCTGATCGGCGGCGTCGGCGGCACAATCACCCTTGCCGCGTACGGATATTGGGTCAACGCCAAGGGCTGGACCAACGCCGGATGGATGAAGGTGATGCGCTTCGACAACCGTGTCGCGTACCTCACCACCGGCATCTTCGTCATCGCGATGCTGTTCGTCGGCGCCGAGCTGCTGCACTCTGCGGGCGTCGCCATCGCCGGCGGCGACAAGGGCCTGATCCAGCTCGGCGACATCCTGGAGAAGGAGTACGGCGACGCGACCGCGAAGCTGTTCCTCATCGGCTTCTTCGCCACGTCCTTCACCTCGCTGATCGGCGTATGGCACGGCGTGAGCCTGATGTTCGCGGACTTCGTCGAGCGCTACCGCAAGGACCGTGCGGGCGCGGGTGAACAGGCCGTCACCGGCGAGGAAGTGGCCTCGGGCGCCCGCGAGAAGTCGGTGCCGTTCCGGGCGTATCTGCTGTGGCTGACCTTCCCGCCGATGATCCTGCTGTTCCAGGGCCAGCCGTTCCGACTGGTGATCATCTACGGAGTGCTGGGCGCCGCTTTCATGCCGTTCCTGGCGCTGACACTGGTCTGGCTGCTCAACTCCGGGCGTACGCCGAGGGAATGGCGCAACGGCATGCTGAGCAACGCGATGCTGGTCATCGCGGGCCTGCTGTTCCTGGTGCTGTGTGTGAAGCAGATCGCCGACCAGCCGTGGGCCGGGTTCTTCTGA
- a CDS encoding M14 family metallopeptidase, with translation MRLRIRGRKTVTLAALLALAVAAPFTAEAASPDPKAAPSPAAPAEEQIRQYEIHGAADAAARTALAATGVSVDEADAHSAVVSATATQAKRLRALGYQIEALPAPPARTDGRAVEPFDFPSADARYHNYAEMNAEINQRIAAHPNIISKRVIGKSYQGRDIIAIKISDNVATDENEPEVLFTHHQHAREHLTVEMALYLVRELGDDYGTDSRVTNAVNNREIWIIPDVNPDGGEYDIATGSYRSWRKNRQPNSGSSAIGTDPNRNWNFKWGCCNGSSGSPSSETFRGARAESAPEVKVVADFTRSRVVGGKQQIKAGIDFHTYSELVLWPYGYTNADTAPGLTQDDRDAFAAVGKKMAASNGYTPEQSSDLYITDGSIDDWLWGNQKIFAYTFEMYPTGFGGGGFYPPDEVIERETNRNRDAVLQLVENADCMYRSIGKEQQYCAS, from the coding sequence ATGCGACTTCGCATTCGCGGCAGAAAGACCGTGACCCTCGCGGCCTTGCTGGCGCTCGCAGTAGCCGCCCCCTTCACGGCCGAGGCCGCGTCCCCGGACCCGAAGGCCGCGCCCTCACCGGCCGCCCCCGCCGAGGAGCAGATCCGGCAGTACGAGATCCATGGCGCGGCCGACGCCGCGGCCCGTACCGCACTCGCCGCCACCGGCGTATCGGTGGACGAGGCGGACGCCCACTCGGCCGTCGTCAGCGCCACCGCCACCCAGGCGAAGCGGCTGCGCGCACTCGGCTACCAGATCGAAGCGCTGCCCGCGCCGCCGGCCAGGACCGACGGACGGGCCGTCGAGCCATTCGACTTCCCGTCGGCAGACGCGCGCTATCACAACTACGCCGAGATGAACGCCGAGATCAACCAGCGGATCGCCGCCCACCCGAACATCATCAGCAAGCGCGTCATCGGCAAGAGCTACCAGGGCCGGGACATCATCGCGATCAAGATCAGCGACAACGTCGCGACGGACGAGAACGAGCCCGAGGTGCTCTTCACGCACCACCAGCACGCGCGCGAGCACCTCACCGTCGAGATGGCGCTGTATCTGGTGCGCGAACTCGGCGACGACTACGGCACCGACTCGCGGGTCACCAACGCCGTGAACAACCGTGAGATCTGGATCATCCCGGACGTCAATCCGGACGGCGGCGAGTACGACATCGCCACCGGCTCCTACCGCAGCTGGCGCAAGAACCGCCAGCCCAACTCCGGCTCCTCGGCCATCGGCACGGACCCCAACCGCAACTGGAACTTCAAGTGGGGCTGCTGCAACGGCTCTTCGGGCTCCCCGAGCTCCGAGACGTTCCGCGGCGCGCGGGCCGAGTCCGCGCCCGAGGTCAAGGTGGTCGCCGACTTCACGCGCAGCCGGGTCGTCGGCGGCAAGCAGCAGATCAAGGCGGGCATCGACTTCCACACCTACAGCGAGCTGGTTCTCTGGCCGTACGGCTACACGAACGCCGACACCGCCCCCGGTCTGACCCAGGACGACCGGGACGCCTTCGCCGCGGTCGGCAAGAAGATGGCCGCGAGCAACGGCTACACCCCCGAGCAGTCGAGCGACCTCTACATCACGGACGGTTCGATCGACGACTGGCTGTGGGGTAACCAGAAGATCTTCGCGTACACCTTCGAGATGTACCCGACGGGCTTCGGCGGCGGCGGCTTCTACCCGCCCGACGAGGTGATCGAGCGCGAGACGAACCGCAACCGGGACGCGGTTCTGCAGCTGGTTGAGAACGCCGACTGCATGTACCGCTCGATCGGCAAGGAGCAGCAGTACTGCGCGAGCTGA
- a CDS encoding AAA family ATPase, translated as MTTRILPVVNDADAARSITTLLSQLPDAEPAAPVGDSTSLLDTLARLAGESLDELPEVVLVHERIGPVPALELIREVALRFPAVGVVLITADASPGLFSAAMDSGARGLIGLPLSYEELTARVQAAAQWSIGVRRHLGASGDVFTGPGGTVVAVTGAKGGVGTTVTAVQLALAAQASGKSAALVDMDLQTGDIASYLDVQFRRSIADLAAITDISPRVLQDAVFSHQTGMALLLAPGEGERGEEVSDRAARQIVSALRNRYEVVVVDCGTQMNGANAAAIEMADVALLITTPDVVAVRAAKRTVRLWERLQIRKAEETTTVVNRYSRSTEIQPPLIERITGTRVARVAVPANFKELQAVVDAGRMQDLESKSVVKQALWGLAGELGIVKAPEGAEKAGKFRNDRGSVGPRRRRGTLGAENAHNTSRKGEGEG; from the coding sequence ATGACCACCAGAATCCTCCCGGTCGTCAACGACGCAGACGCCGCCCGTTCCATCACGACGCTGCTCAGCCAGCTCCCCGATGCGGAACCCGCCGCACCGGTAGGTGACTCGACCTCGCTGCTCGACACCCTCGCCCGCCTGGCGGGGGAGTCACTCGACGAGCTGCCCGAGGTTGTACTGGTACATGAGCGGATCGGGCCGGTGCCGGCGCTGGAGTTGATCCGGGAGGTCGCCCTCCGCTTTCCCGCGGTCGGCGTCGTACTGATCACCGCGGACGCCAGTCCTGGACTGTTTTCGGCGGCGATGGACTCCGGCGCGCGAGGCCTGATAGGGCTGCCGCTGTCGTACGAGGAACTGACGGCCCGGGTCCAGGCAGCGGCCCAGTGGTCGATCGGAGTGCGGCGCCACCTGGGAGCAAGCGGGGACGTCTTCACCGGACCCGGTGGCACCGTGGTCGCGGTCACCGGCGCGAAGGGGGGTGTCGGCACAACGGTCACGGCTGTCCAACTGGCGCTCGCGGCACAGGCCTCAGGCAAGAGTGCCGCGCTTGTCGACATGGATCTGCAGACAGGGGACATCGCGTCGTACCTCGACGTCCAGTTCCGCAGGTCGATCGCCGACCTGGCCGCGATCACCGACATCTCGCCCCGCGTGCTGCAGGACGCCGTCTTCAGCCACCAGACCGGTATGGCCCTGCTGCTCGCCCCTGGTGAGGGCGAGCGGGGCGAAGAGGTCAGTGACAGGGCAGCGCGACAGATCGTCAGTGCCCTGCGCAATCGTTACGAGGTAGTCGTCGTCGACTGCGGCACCCAGATGAACGGTGCCAACGCCGCAGCCATTGAGATGGCGGACGTAGCGCTGCTGATCACCACCCCGGACGTGGTGGCGGTGCGTGCCGCCAAGCGCACCGTGCGGCTGTGGGAGCGGCTGCAGATCCGCAAGGCGGAGGAGACCACGACCGTGGTCAACCGCTACTCCCGGAGCACCGAGATCCAGCCCCCGTTGATTGAGCGCATCACCGGAACTCGCGTCGCGCGCGTCGCGGTGCCTGCGAACTTCAAGGAGTTGCAGGCCGTGGTGGACGCCGGCCGCATGCAGGACCTGGAGAGCAAGAGTGTCGTCAAGCAGGCTCTGTGGGGGCTGGCGGGAGAGCTGGGAATCGTGAAGGCCCCCGAGGGGGCCGAGAAAGCCGGTAAGTTCCGCAACGATCGTGGATCCGTGGGTCCGCGCCGCCGTCGCGGGACGCTGGGCGCCGAAAACGCGCACAACACGTCACGGAAGGGCGAGGGGGAGGGCTGA
- a CDS encoding RidA family protein, with the protein MTEKTAITPATHTAPPAQFSHGVRKGNILQVAGQVGFLPAVEGQPPTPAGPTLREQTLQTLANVKAVLEEGGAGWDDVMMMRVYLTDVDHFAEMNAIYNAYFEEQGLKAPASARTTVYVGLPQGLLIEIDALAVLG; encoded by the coding sequence ATGACCGAGAAGACCGCGATCACCCCCGCCACGCACACCGCCCCGCCCGCCCAGTTCTCGCACGGCGTCCGCAAGGGGAACATCCTCCAGGTCGCCGGTCAGGTCGGTTTCCTGCCCGCCGTCGAGGGACAGCCGCCGACGCCCGCCGGGCCGACCCTGCGCGAGCAGACCCTCCAGACCCTCGCCAACGTCAAGGCGGTCCTCGAAGAGGGCGGCGCGGGCTGGGACGACGTGATGATGATGCGCGTCTACCTCACGGACGTGGACCACTTCGCCGAGATGAACGCGATCTACAACGCGTACTTCGAAGAGCAGGGCCTCAAGGCGCCCGCCTCCGCCCGTACGACGGTGTACGTCGGCCTCCCCCAGGGCCTCCTCATCGAGATCGACGCCCTGGCAGTCCTCGGCTGA
- a CDS encoding DUF3592 domain-containing protein, whose translation MQVPGGEYLVFGLLTVLFGSLTVKYVRRLATLARTLRRGARTAGECVRVETEPYNRSDAKRHFFAFRTADGTEVEFEDLAGWGMKTGSPVTVTYDPENPRKTATIAGRGSWSPVLQCTALMAGCGMATIGFTTVLLFNVFGGQ comes from the coding sequence ATGCAGGTCCCCGGCGGCGAGTACCTCGTCTTCGGTCTTCTGACCGTTCTCTTCGGCAGCCTGACGGTGAAGTACGTCCGCCGACTGGCAACGCTGGCCCGGACGCTGCGCCGTGGTGCGCGGACGGCGGGCGAGTGCGTACGAGTCGAGACCGAGCCGTACAACCGCTCGGACGCCAAGCGCCACTTCTTCGCCTTCCGCACGGCCGACGGCACTGAGGTGGAGTTCGAGGACCTCGCGGGCTGGGGCATGAAGACCGGGAGTCCCGTCACGGTCACCTACGACCCGGAGAACCCCCGGAAGACCGCGACCATCGCGGGCCGTGGCAGCTGGTCGCCGGTTCTGCAGTGCACAGCACTGATGGCCGGGTGCGGTATGGCGACGATCGGATTCACCACGGTTCTTCTCTTCAACGTCTTCGGAGGTCAGTGA
- the cpaB gene encoding Flp pilus assembly protein CpaB → MNSRQRRGVILLLLSVLCAFGAFAGVLSVISDVNSKVGPEASAYRVKSDVAPYTQLNSGQFEKISMPKRWLSDNAVTDLAELDGKIAVTQLRKGSLLQTDMIVKRPALQPGEQEIAIMIDAATGVAGKITPGAAVNIFATFAGAREGEPAMSKIIVANAHVIDVGRLTALEPKNDDQRQASEAVPITFALSTRDAQRVAYAESFADHVRLALIAPGSDTTIRPGERNYTLDGDK, encoded by the coding sequence ATGAATTCCCGCCAGCGCCGCGGCGTCATACTCCTGCTCCTGTCGGTCCTCTGCGCTTTCGGTGCATTCGCCGGCGTGCTCTCGGTGATCAGTGATGTGAACTCGAAGGTGGGGCCCGAGGCATCGGCGTACCGGGTGAAGTCCGATGTTGCTCCGTATACGCAGCTGAACTCCGGGCAGTTCGAGAAGATCTCGATGCCGAAGCGCTGGCTCTCGGACAACGCGGTGACCGATCTCGCCGAGTTGGACGGGAAGATCGCGGTCACCCAGCTCCGCAAAGGCTCCCTGCTACAGACCGACATGATTGTGAAGCGCCCTGCTCTCCAGCCCGGTGAGCAGGAGATCGCCATCATGATCGACGCTGCGACCGGCGTTGCGGGCAAGATCACCCCGGGTGCCGCGGTGAACATCTTTGCCACCTTCGCGGGGGCGAGGGAGGGTGAGCCGGCCATGTCTAAGATCATCGTGGCAAACGCCCACGTCATCGACGTCGGCAGGCTGACGGCCCTTGAGCCCAAGAACGACGACCAGCGTCAGGCCTCCGAGGCTGTGCCGATCACGTTCGCGTTGAGTACCAGGGACGCGCAACGCGTGGCATACGCGGAGTCATTCGCCGACCACGTACGCCTCGCCCTCATCGCGCCGGGCAGCGACACCACGATCCGTCCGGGCGAGCGCAACTACACCCTCGACGGGGACAAGTGA
- a CDS encoding TadE/TadG family type IV pilus assembly protein, translating to MFGGTEARRRGKDRGQVAIEYLGFLPILLLLAVAGAQLGLAAYTAQQAGTAARAAARAAADDNARSTPQQAGRAAMSDWLANDRRTHIDPALFDDEAEATVRVHIPSVVPGWDFGDVVKSATMPVG from the coding sequence ATGTTCGGGGGAACAGAGGCAAGGAGGCGCGGCAAGGACCGCGGCCAGGTTGCGATCGAATACCTTGGGTTCCTCCCCATCCTCCTGTTGTTGGCGGTCGCGGGCGCCCAGTTGGGCCTGGCGGCGTACACGGCACAGCAGGCCGGTACCGCGGCACGCGCTGCCGCGCGTGCCGCGGCGGACGACAATGCCCGCTCGACTCCGCAGCAGGCGGGCAGAGCGGCCATGAGTGACTGGCTGGCCAATGACCGACGCACCCACATCGACCCCGCCCTGTTCGATGACGAGGCCGAGGCGACGGTGAGAGTGCACATCCCGTCGGTCGTCCCCGGCTGGGACTTCGGTGACGTGGTGAAGTCCGCCACCATGCCCGTCGGCTGA
- a CDS encoding TadE/TadG family type IV pilus assembly protein, translating into MLRPEARTGNTRTGCGQDRGQVSIEFLGMVPVILLTLVLLWQFVLVGYTYTLAGNAADEAARTAAVTQLEYRQAECERAARARLDGAWMTGDVADCDTHAEEGMVTAKVTLQVPVLFPGSIDFPFPVVADAGAVLEERY; encoded by the coding sequence ATGCTGCGTCCGGAAGCACGAACGGGCAACACCCGAACGGGCTGCGGACAGGATCGCGGTCAGGTGTCCATCGAGTTTCTGGGCATGGTGCCGGTCATCCTGTTGACCTTGGTTCTGCTGTGGCAGTTCGTTCTGGTCGGCTATACCTACACGCTCGCCGGGAACGCCGCGGACGAGGCCGCTCGGACGGCGGCCGTGACTCAACTTGAGTATCGCCAGGCGGAGTGCGAGAGAGCCGCGCGCGCCAGGCTCGACGGTGCCTGGATGACAGGTGACGTGGCCGACTGTGACACGCATGCGGAAGAGGGCATGGTGACGGCCAAGGTGACGCTTCAGGTCCCGGTGCTGTTCCCCGGAAGCATCGACTTCCCGTTCCCGGTGGTGGCCGACGCCGGTGCCGTTCTGGAAGAGAGGTACTGA
- a CDS encoding IclR family transcriptional regulator encodes MSQTVDRALSILPLLAQGPADLGQVAERLGVHKSTALRLLRTLHEHGLVYRQQDQRYRLGARLFALAQEAVENLDVREIAHPHLVALNEQIGHTIHLAVYEESEVLYIDKVESRYPVRMYSRIGKPVAITVAAVAKLLLADLPEAERRTLAEKLDYPMYTSRSIPNSAAFLKELAVVREQGWATDLGGHEESINCIGAPVRGADGRVVAAMSVSAPNVVVTAEELLTLLPVVRRTADAISREYSGAVSPQQKTGPQKEVS; translated from the coding sequence ATGAGCCAGACCGTCGACCGCGCGCTGAGCATCCTTCCGTTGCTCGCCCAGGGGCCCGCCGACCTCGGGCAGGTCGCCGAGCGCCTCGGTGTGCACAAGTCCACCGCGTTGCGGCTGCTGCGTACGCTCCACGAACACGGACTCGTCTACCGCCAGCAGGACCAGCGCTACCGCCTCGGCGCCCGGCTCTTCGCCCTCGCCCAGGAGGCCGTCGAGAATCTCGACGTGCGCGAGATCGCCCACCCCCACCTCGTCGCGCTCAACGAGCAGATCGGGCACACCATCCACCTCGCCGTGTACGAGGAGAGCGAAGTGCTCTACATCGACAAGGTCGAGAGCCGCTATCCCGTCCGGATGTACTCGCGGATCGGCAAGCCCGTGGCCATTACCGTCGCCGCGGTGGCGAAGCTGCTGCTCGCCGACCTTCCCGAGGCCGAGCGGCGCACCCTCGCAGAGAAGCTCGACTACCCCATGTACACATCCCGTTCGATCCCGAACTCCGCCGCGTTCCTCAAGGAGCTCGCCGTCGTCCGCGAACAGGGATGGGCCACCGACCTCGGCGGCCACGAGGAGTCCATCAACTGCATCGGCGCCCCCGTCCGCGGTGCGGACGGCCGCGTCGTCGCCGCCATGTCGGTCTCCGCGCCGAATGTCGTCGTCACGGCCGAGGAACTCCTCACCCTCCTTCCGGTGGTGCGCCGCACGGCCGATGCCATCAGCCGGGAGTACTCAGGCGCTGTATCCCCTCAGCAAAAGACCGGCCCGCAGAAGGAAGTCTCATGA
- a CDS encoding chitinase has translation MDRTTRSRRWLGGALALAVGTGLTLMGTTGTAQAADVNVAKNAGFESGLTNWTCSGGSGATISSPVHGGASALKATPAGQDNAKCTQTVAVKPNSTYTLSAWVQGGYTYLGATGTGTTDVSTWTPDSSGWKQLTTRFTTGASTTSVTVYTHGWYGQAAYYADDVSVFGPDGGGGGDPDPVVPPTPAGLSAGAVTSSSVALSWSPVSGATGYNLYQNGAKVQSVTGASATATGLSASTSYQFQVTATNAAGESAKSAAVTGTTSGTGGGGGGTVPKHAVTGYWQNFNNGATVQKISDVPANYDIIAVSFADATGTPGGVTFNLDSAGLGGYTVDQFKADIKAKQAAGKSVIVSIGGQNGTVTINDSASATNFANSVYSLMQTYGFDGVDIDLENGLNATYMTQALRSLSSKAGSNLVITMAPQTIDMQSTSNEYFKTALNIKDILTVVNMQYYNSGSMLGCDGKVYSQGSVDFLTALACIQLQGGLAPSQVGLGLPASTSGAGSGYVSPTIVNNALDCLARGTNCGSFKPSKTYPSLRGAMTWSTNWDAKSGNAWSNAVGPHVHGLP, from the coding sequence GTGGACCGCACCACACGCTCACGGAGATGGCTCGGCGGAGCGCTGGCGCTCGCCGTCGGGACCGGTCTCACCCTCATGGGCACCACAGGGACCGCGCAGGCCGCCGACGTCAATGTCGCCAAGAACGCCGGCTTCGAGTCCGGGCTCACCAACTGGACCTGTTCCGGGGGCAGCGGCGCCACCATCTCCTCCCCCGTGCACGGCGGTGCCTCCGCCCTCAAGGCAACCCCCGCCGGGCAGGACAACGCCAAGTGCACGCAGACCGTGGCCGTCAAGCCCAACTCGACGTACACGCTCAGCGCCTGGGTGCAGGGCGGCTACACCTACCTCGGCGCCACCGGCACCGGCACCACCGACGTCTCCACCTGGACGCCGGACTCCTCCGGCTGGAAGCAGCTGACCACCCGCTTCACCACGGGCGCGAGCACCACCTCCGTCACCGTGTACACGCACGGCTGGTACGGCCAGGCCGCGTACTACGCCGACGATGTGAGCGTCTTCGGTCCGGACGGTGGCGGCGGCGGTGACCCCGACCCGGTGGTGCCGCCCACGCCCGCCGGGCTGAGCGCCGGGGCCGTGACCTCGTCGTCCGTGGCCCTGTCCTGGAGCCCGGTGTCGGGCGCGACGGGCTACAACCTCTACCAGAACGGCGCCAAGGTGCAGTCGGTGACCGGGGCCTCGGCCACCGCGACCGGGCTGAGCGCCTCCACCTCGTACCAGTTCCAGGTGACCGCGACCAACGCGGCCGGTGAGTCCGCGAAGTCCGCGGCGGTGACCGGTACCACCTCGGGCACCGGCGGCGGGGGCGGAGGGACTGTGCCCAAGCACGCGGTGACCGGCTACTGGCAGAACTTCAACAACGGCGCCACCGTCCAGAAGATCAGCGACGTGCCCGCCAACTACGACATCATCGCGGTCTCCTTCGCCGACGCGACCGGCACACCGGGCGGCGTCACCTTCAACCTCGACTCGGCCGGGCTCGGCGGCTACACCGTCGACCAGTTCAAGGCCGACATCAAGGCCAAGCAGGCCGCCGGCAAGTCCGTGATCGTCTCGATCGGCGGCCAGAACGGCACCGTGACGATCAACGACTCGGCCTCCGCCACCAACTTCGCCAACTCCGTCTACTCACTGATGCAAACCTACGGCTTCGACGGCGTCGACATCGACCTGGAGAACGGCCTCAACGCCACCTATATGACGCAGGCGCTCAGGTCCCTCTCGTCGAAGGCGGGCTCGAATCTCGTCATCACGATGGCGCCGCAGACCATCGACATGCAGTCGACGTCGAACGAGTACTTCAAGACGGCGCTCAACATCAAGGACATCCTGACCGTCGTCAACATGCAGTACTACAACAGCGGTTCGATGCTCGGCTGCGACGGCAAGGTGTACTCGCAGGGCTCGGTGGACTTCCTCACCGCGCTCGCCTGCATCCAGCTGCAGGGCGGTCTCGCGCCGTCCCAGGTCGGGCTCGGCCTGCCGGCCTCCACCAGCGGCGCGGGCAGCGGCTACGTCTCCCCCACGATCGTGAACAACGCCCTGGACTGCCTGGCCCGGGGCACGAACTGCGGATCGTTCAAGCCGTCCAAGACGTACCCGTCGCTGCGCGGTGCGATGACGTGGTCCACGAACTGGGACGCGAAGTCGGGCAACGCCTGGTCGAACGCGGTGGGACCGCACGTGCACGGCCTCCCGTAG